A region of Jaculus jaculus isolate mJacJac1 chromosome 16, mJacJac1.mat.Y.cur, whole genome shotgun sequence DNA encodes the following proteins:
- the Smim4 gene encoding small integral membrane protein 4, whose translation MSFRAQARRVLQRVPGKQRFGIYRFLPFFFVLGGTMEWIMINVRVGHETFYDVYRRKASERQYQRKLEDAAEIELQQSIK comes from the exons ATGTCCTTCAGGGCCCAGGCGAGGCGCGTTCTGCAGCGGGTCCCCGGGAAGCAGCGATTCGGCATCTACAGGTTCCTGCCCTTCTTTTTTGTCTTGGGAGGAACGATGGAGTGGATTATGATTAATGTGCGCGTGGGCCACGAGACCTTCT ATGATGTCTACCGTAGAAAAGCCTCAGAAAGACAGTATcaaagaaagctggaagatgcAGCAGAGATTGAACTTCAACAGTCAATAAAGTGA